The genomic region CGTCTTTATCGCTTGCTACCTTAGGCGTTGTGATCACTACAGCCTCTGTTGGGGCGTTTGCCGCTTGGCTTTTAGAGGTTAAGCTAATTTACGGTTTGTTGCTTGGTGCCATTGTTGGTTCGACAGACGCTGCAGCCGTTTTCAGCTTATTGCGTAACAGTGGTGTGAAACTGAATGAGCGTGTGGGCGGTACACTCGAAATAGAGTCCGGTGCCAATGATCCAATGGCCATCTTGCTGGTGGTGATGCTGACTGGGCTTTTGCAAAGTGCAGAGGCATTGAGTATTTGGACTTTCTTAGGCCAAATGATCCAACAGTTTGCAGTTGGTGGTGTCTTAGGTTTGCTTGGTGGCAAGCTGCTGCTCATGATTCTACGTCGTGTGCCTTTAATCGAAGGTTTGTATGCGTTGCTTATTATTTCTTTTGGTTTGGCCGTATTCTCTGGCGTAAACATGATTGGCGGCAGCGGCTTTCTGGCGGTATATCTGGTTGGTTTGACGGTTGGCAACGGTCGAATTAAACAGCAAGATGCCATATCACAAGTGATGGATGGTTTGGCTTGGTTGGCGCAAGCTGGCATGTTCTTGTTGCTCGGTTTGTTGGTGACGCCATCTAGCCTTTTGACTCACGGTTGGCAAGCGGTGGCGATTGCCACATTCTTGATTTTTGTAGCGCGTCCTTTGGCCGTTATGGTGTGTTTATTGCCATTTGATTTCCGCTTGCGTGAGCGCATTTATATTAGTTGGGTTGGTTTGCGTGGTGCCGTACCGATTGTTTTGGCGCTTTATCCTGTTATCGCAGGGCTGTCTAATTCTGAATTGTTGTTCGAAATTACTTTTACAGTGGTGCTTATCTCTTTGCTACTACAGGGATCAACGGTCCCACAAGTAGCGCGATGGTTAAAAATTGTCGTTCCGCCTGCGCCTGCGCCAACGACACGTTTCTCATTGATAAATGACAGTGATTCGGATCACTCTCTAGAGTTGTATGAGTTTTTGGTTCAAGCGGAAGGTGTTCGAATTCCTGCAGCGATAGTGCAGAATGTCCCTAGCGCGACGGTTTCTACTCCTCAGCTTGTTTCCCTCGTTCGGGATCAAAAGCCGATTGTCGTGAATGCTGATACAGAACTGAAATCCGGCGATAAGATTTGGATGTTATTGCATCCTGGTGATGTAAACGACGTGGCGCAGATCTTCTCTCATAAAGCATCTTCATCTTTCTTACTGCAGAACTTCTTTGGTGAATTTGCTATTCGTGGTGATGCATCTTTGATTGATTTAGCGAAAGTGTATGGTGTGCCGATGGATGGTATTGATGAAGCCGACACCGCCGCAGAATTGTTGCAACGTCAGCTTGGTAAGAATCTGGTCGTCGGTGACCGAGTGCGCTTTGGTAATATACGTCTAACCATTCGACAAATGAATGGCAATCAGATCGAAATGATTGGCCTTAAACTGCAAGATAAACAAGCCTGAGACTTTCGCACGACAGCCATGCTAGCTAGATCGCGGCAAAGTCTCAGCTTAAACTATTCGACTACGTTTTTTAATCATTAAAAAACTGACTAATCTCGGCTAACGATGGAATCTCTTGATCGTCGTTGATTAGGATGATCAGTCCTTGAGCATCGATGACCGAATAGGTTTGCGGATGGGTGATAATATCCCCATTTTTGTTCACATAACCAAGCGCAGTACCGACATCTTTTTGAATTAACGTGGTGACGACTTTCGCCCACGCCACGCCAGTTACTTCTACATCAAGACGAATCGTATGATCGCCTTGGTGACGGAACAAATCTTCCAGTACCTGCTCTGTCCCTGGCGCTATTAGCGATCGCACTAGCATTTCAGGATACGCTCTCACAGGTCGTATAACAGCGTTTGCGCCTGCGGCCTTGAATCGAGGTCGGTTTGAGTCATTAATCGCCTCAGCCATGATGAACGCCGATGTGTTAATCGCCTGAACTCTATGTAATGCATCAAAAGTTAAGCTGTCTGAGTAGCTGTCTTGAACGTCTTGGCAAAGCACGACGATGTATTTTGCCTTGCTCGTCCCGGCTGATTCCAGCATGCCATCTTCTAGCGCATCGCCAGTGTGATGAACCACGCCTTGAGATCGTAGGTCCAATGGTAAACCTTCTGGAAACGCCTTTGTGAGGATTTGAATTGGAATGTCGACTAACTCAGGTGTCTGGCTAATTTGATTGATCAGCAAACCTAAGTAGCGTTCTGCATCGTGCTTTGGAGTATTGATGATAAGTATGTGGTTTTGCATGTCGTCCCATCTCATACGGCCTTTGATACGCATTTCTTTGCGGATTAGCCTGATTTCAACATAGTCACTGGCGATCTGTGCGAGCAGGGTGATTCCCATGCCATAAATTAAGACAATGGTGGAAAATTGTCCCCAAAAAGTCGCTGCAGAAATATCACCATAACCTGTGGTACTGGCTGATGTCATGGTTAGCCAAAAAGCTTGCCACCAATTTAAGTCTTCAAAGAACACCATCGCCAAACTGTGCAGCCCGATCACACCGGCTAACAGTACAAGGCGTTTTTTTAAATCGCCTGTTTCGTGCAAGTGTACTTTTTTTCGAAATTGACGACGGCTGTTTTTTTTCTTCAAGAGCAGTGAAAGAGAATTCATCGTACCTCTGTTGGTTATTCGCTATCGGCTGGCATAGCATAACCTAGCTGACGCCAAGATTCGTACACCATAACAGCAACGGTATTGGATAGGTTCAAGCTACGAGAATTTGCTTGCATCGGCAAACGTAAACGCTGAGCGGGCGGCAAGGCTTCAATAAACTCCGCTGGCAATCCGCGCGTCTCAGGGCCAAAAACCAACACATCATTTTCAGCAAAGCTTGCTTCACTGTGCGTATGGCTGCCTTTTGTCGTCAATGCGTAGATAGTACCAATCTCGTTTTGATCAACAAAGGCCTGAAAATCTGGGTAGCGTTTTAGGCGCGTGAACTCATGATAATCTAACCCAGCTCGGCGAAGCTTTTTATCTTCAAGCTCAAAGCCAAGTGGCTCGATAAGATGAAGATGATAGCCCGTATTGGCACACAATCGAATAACGTTGCCCGTGTTAGGCGGAATCTCTGGTTGGTAAAGTACTATATGAAGCATTGGTTTATCTCCTTGATATAGGAAGATAATACCAGACGAGCAGAAGAAACTAAGTTTTTAATTTTTTTTCAAAAAAACTATTGACCAAAAGAAAGGTTTCTCTATAATACGCCCCACTTGCCCAGATAGCTCAGTCGGTAGAGCAGAGGATTGAAAATCCTCGTGTCGGCGGTTCGATTCCGTCTCTGGGCACCATGATTAAAAAGAAAGCCTGCTATTTTTAGCAGGCTTTTTTTTGGTCAGAAATGGCTCGCACATCTTCATAGTCATTTTTCTATTTGCCCAGATAGCTCAGTCGGTAGAGCAGAGGATTGAAAATCCTCGTGTCGGCGGTTCGATTCCGTCTCTGGGCACCATATACTCATCACTTGCTTCTCTTCTCTTGCGCTTATTAAGTTAATGATTTATTACATAACGTAACCAATATTAGATCTTCATAATTCGTGATTTTAGCTATGCTTAGATCATCTTTGATGGAGCAAGTTTGTATGATGAAAGTGATGTCGATTATCGCCTTAACTGCGTTGGGGTATTTTATCCTTGGCGTTGTGGGGTTAGCTGTTGCGATTTCGCCTGGTTATTCGACGATTATTTGGCCCGCTTCTGGTTTGGCGGTGGCGGCGTCTATCTTTTTTCCTAAGTACGCGCCGTTCGGTATTTTCCTAGGGTCTCTGTTGCTAAACATGGGTGCGACTTGGGTTAATAATCATGTGTTTGCTTTGTCTCTTCCTTTTCTTATTGCCCTTGGTTCAACGTTACAGTCTTTTGTTGGCGGCTATTTAGTTCGCCGATTTGTTGGTGTGCCTTTCCAATTTCATCGTACTGGCTTAGTGGTTCGGTTTGTCTTTTTAGCGGGTGTTTTATCCACCTTGATTAGCGCTAGCGTTGGTTCAACGTCGTTACTTTCCTTTGGCATCATCAGTAATGAGGACTTTGTAACCAATTGGCTAGTTTGGTGGGGTGGCGACATGATCGGGGTGCTGGTCATGGTGCCTTGGTTGGCGGTGTGTTTTCCTCAGTATTTTGGTAATAAATTCGAACATCCGCTGCGTTTAGTGGGTGGTTTTCTATTTGTCTTGGTGCTTACGATTGTTTTGTCTTGGGGAAGCAGTTATTCGGAATGGAACAAGCAGTCGAAAGAGTTTCGTTCCAACGCTGAATTGTTAGACGTGTTGCTCAATAATCGTATTAAAAACAGTGTGGATATGCTGCATAGCTTTGTTGGTCTGGTCAAAGGCAGTGATGAAGTGGATGCAAAAGAATTTGAATTGTTCGCTAACAGTGTGATGCAACGCGACGATTCGATACTCATTGTTAGTTTGAATTTTGCTATGGCAGGTGAAAACTTAGCCAGTTTTGAACGTGATATTCAAAAGGACTATCCTGATCGAGTATTTCGAGTTAGGGAAAAAAATGACGCGAACCAGTTTGTTTTTGCTACACCCAGGTCACAACACATAGTCGTCACTTACATTAGTCCTTTGGAGGGGAACGAGCAGGCACTGGGTTACGATGTTTACTCTCAGGCTGACCGACGTTTTGCTCTTGATCAGGCGATAACGTTGCGTAAGGCTTACCCGACGACGCCCCTCAAGCTTGTACAAGGTTCTCATGCCATTCTATTATTTATGCCATTTTTTGATCGGGAAACCGATGTCTTTTTAGGCGTTGCAACCGCAGTAATAGAGCTGGATGTATTAACCAATACCATTGTAGAGCGGGGTTTATTACCTAATACCGATTTGTATTTGGTGGACTTAGATGATGGCTCTTCAACGCCAACGCTTGTCACTAAAAATTTGACAGCGAGCCTGTCTGCTCAAGACGTTGTAGATCGTTACAGTGCGGGTGATTTTAGTCACGCTGTTCGTTTTGATATTGATGTCGGTGGTAAAAAATGGCAGTTATATCAAGTTACTGACAACTACTTTTTCAAACAGCCTTGGATCGTGAAATTTGTTTTGGCTTGTGGCTTTTTGTTCTCCGGCTTGGCTGGCTGGTTTTTATTGATTGTAAGTAGCCACACGGCGGAAATAGAAAATCGAGTGAGATTAAGAACGCGAGATTTGCAGTTGGCAAACGAGCATTTAAAAGCCTCTGAATTGGAACAAAGTAAAGCCAAAGAAGAAGCACAAGAAGCCAACCGCGCTAAAAGTGAGTTTTTGGCGAATATGAGCCACGAAATTCGTACACCATTAAATGGCGTTATTGGTTGTTTGTCTTTGCTGATGAATACGAAATTGCAGTCTGAACAAGCTAATTTAGCTAAAATATCTCAGCAGAGTGCAGAATCCTTGTTGGATATTATTAATGATATTTTAGATTTGTCTAAGATCGAAATGGGGACGCTTACCTTAGATAAACAAGAATTTGAGCTGCGGGCATTAATCGAAGAAATTACCAGTATCTTTGTTTTAAAAGCGGAAGAAAAAGGCATCGTACTGAACTCGCCCACCACGCCGATTCCCAATATGATGTTGTTTGGTGATAGATTACGTATTAAACAGGTGTTGGTGAATTTAATGGCTAACGCGGTCAAATTTACCCAAGAGGGTGAAGTGGCGTTACGTCTTTCGGTTGAGCCGTTAGTTGATGACAGTGTCGTTTTACACATTAATATTGAAGACTCTGGGATTGGTATTTCTGAAACGAATCAAAAGCATTTGTTCCAGCGCTTTAAACAAGCAGACGGTTCGACAACACGTAAGTTTGGTGGAACGGGTTTAGGTTTGGCAATCAGTAAAGAGATTATCCAAGCCATGGATGGGGAGATTGGATTAAACTCAGTAGAAGGTCAGGGTTCTGATTTTTGGTTTCGTATACCACTTGATGTGGTTTCAATGGCTGAGCAGACCCCATTGATAACGGGTGGTGAAGAACAAGCTGTTAGAGTGACGTTAATTTATGCTAATAAAACCGGTCGTGACTATGTTGCTGCATTGCTGGATTCATTTGGTGTTATTCACAATGCTTACGACAGTATTGCTACCGCGCTGGCTGACAGTGAATGGATAGGGCGTTGTGTTTTACTGGACTCTGATGTCATTTCGGCAGTTTCTGATGTCTCTGAATTGAACGCATTCTGTCAGAAAAATGCGATTAAGCGAGTATTGCTACAAGGTCGTTCAGATATGGATTTTGATAAAGAAGTGTATGTTGCTGCTTTAGCAAAACCTGTCTTTCAGCAGCCACTGCTGGACGTGCTTGAAAATCTAAAACCATTAGTGGAAGGAGAGCCTGAGATGGCGAGTGAAGTAGAGAAGACCCCTGATGGTCGGCCAGTATTTAAAGCCAAAGTATTGTTAGCAGAAGACAATTTGACCAATCAGATTGTTGCCCGTGGTTTGTTGAACTTGTATGGCGTAGACGTTGTGGTGGCGAAAAATGGCCAAGAAGCGGTTGAGCAAGCCCAATCGACTCAATTCGATATGATTTTTATGGATTGCCAGATGCCAGTAATGGATGGTTATGAAGCGACACGAACGATTCGCCAGTTTACTGATGGGCAAACGCCTTCTGATGTAGCGATTGTTGCCCTTAGTGCTAATGCAATGAAAGGCGACGAAGACGAATGTTTCGCAGCTGGCATGAATGACCATATTGCAAAACCCATTTCGCAGGAAAAGTTAGTTGCGATACTCACAAAATGGCTTCCTTAGAGAATAGTATGGAAACGGAGATTCTAAGTTATGTTTGAGCCTAAGGTGTTTGATAATACAGATTACGAAAGTCGTTTGGCCTATAACCACGAATTAATGGCATTGGTTGCGGGTGAATTTATTAAAGAAGCAACGACCTTACTGAAAACTCTGCAGGCTCATGTTAATGGCGGCGATTGGCATGATTTCGCTCTGGTGGCGCATCGCTTAAGAGGCGCCGCTTTGGAAGTGTCTGGCTATCGCTTTTGTCAATTAATCTCAGAGATGGAAGCGCTCGTGATAAAGCATGAAAGCGACTTGTTGGCGGCGTACCATGTGGCGCTCACTGAAGAGTTTGATGCTCTCGTATTGGCTTTGAATCAAGAAATTTTTCGTTAATCCCTATCTAATAATTTTTTCATTTCTGTTATTTTTCTTCATTTTTCTTCATTTTTCTTTTGTTTTTCCGCTATTTGTTGGTTTGAAAGTTTCATTTGAATTGCGATTGTATTTCAAATGAAACCTTACTATCATCAAAGTGAAATATATTCTTTCTATAGTCGTTCTTTCTTTTCTAATAAAAACTCATTGTGAGGAACACGGAAATGCATAATTTGAAGTTAGCGTCAGTGGTTGTTGGTCTATCTATTGCGAGTTCAGGCTTTGCCGCCACACAAGTAGAATGGTGGCATGCAATGGGTGGTGCAAATGGCGAAAAAGTAAATGAAATCGCTAAAGCGTTTAACGACTCCCAAGATGCTTATGAAGTGAAGCCAGTTTATAAAGGCAATTACACAGAGACGATGACGTCAGCTATTGCCGCGTTTCGAGCGAAACAGCAACCAGCGATCGTTCAGGTATTTGAAGTAGGTACTGCGAGTATGATGGCGGCTAAAGGCGCTATTTACCCAGTATATAAGCTGATGCGTGAGTCTGGTCAATCGTTTGATGAAAGTGCTTATTTGAGCGCTGTGACAGGTTATTACACCAACAGTGATGGCCAAATGCTTTCTATGCCATTCAACAGTTCTACGCCTGTACTTTACTACAACAAAGATTTGTTCAAAAAAGCGGGCATCAGCCAAGCGCCTAAAACATGGCAAGATGTCGAAAGTGTTTCTAAGAAACTGCAAGCATCAGGTGTATCTTGTGGCTTTACGACGGCTTGGCAATCTTGGGTACAGCTAGAGAACTTAAGTTCTCGTCACAATGTACCATTTGCTACGTTAGAGAATGGCTTTGGCGGTTTGAAAACCGAGTTGAAATTTAATGGTCCATTGCAAGTTGCGCATATTTCAAAAATGGGCGAATGGCAAAAGAACGGCATCTTTAGCTATTCAGGTCGTACTAACGATGGTGCAGCGAAGTTCTACAGCCAAGAATGTGCCATGTTTACTGAATCTTCTGCCGGTTACGCTGGCATAAAACGTAATGCGAAATTCGATTTTGGTGTTGCGGAACTTCCTTACTGGGAAGGCAAGGTAAAACAACCTTCTAATACCATTATCGGTGGCGCGTCTTTGTGGGTATTGCAAGGTCACTCTAAAGAAGAATACAAAGGTGTGGCGTCTTTCCTAAGCTATCTATCAAGTGCATCTGTTCAGGCTGACTGGCATCAGTTCTCTGGTTACTTGCCAATTACTAAGGCCGCGTATGATTTGACCAAAGGTCAAGGTTTCTACGCCGCGAACCCTGGTACGGAAACGGGTGTCATCCAAATGACAACAGGTACGCCAACGGAAAACACTAAAGGTTTGCGTTTGGGTAACTTTGTACAGATTCGTGGCATCATAGACGAAGCATTAGAATCTGTTTGGAGTGGCGATGTAGATGCTCAAACCGCTTTGAATACCGCTGTTGAACGTGGTAACGCGCAACTTCGTAAGTTTGAAAAAGCGAACGACTAAATAAAACTAGCGCCCTTATGTTTTCTGCATAAGGGCGCTTTTTATTGCATGGCGTATTTTTCTTTTTAATTTGTCGTTTTCTTTTTTTTTGGATTGTCCGATGACAGTTACCTTTCCCCAAAAAGGCCTACCTTGGCTTTTGCTGTTGCCCCAGCTCTTGGTGACCGCTATTTTCTTTCTTTGGCCAGCTGAGCAAGCCTTAGAGCAAGCGTTTTATCAGGAAGACGCCTTTGGTCTGAGTCGAGAGTTTATTGGCTTGGAAAACTTTGCGGATTTATTTACTGATCCTTTGTATTACCAATCTATGTTAACCACCTTGGTGTTCAGTTTTTCTGTTGCCATTGTGGGCATGTCTTTAGCGCTGTTGTTGGCCGTGATGGCGGATCGTATTATCCGTGGCAAGCTGGCGTATCAAACTTTGTTAATTTGGCCATATGCTGTCGCGCCTGCGTTGGCGGGTGTTTTGTGGTGGATTTTGTTTGATCCGAGCATGGGGCCAATTGCCCTATGGTTGAAGTCAGCGGGTATTGATTGGAACCATTATCTTGATGGTAACCAAGCGATGATCTTGGTGGTGATTGCGTCGACTTGGAAGCAAATTAGTTACAACTTCTTATTTTTCCTTGCGGGTTTGCAAGCCGTACCGCGCTCGCTTATTGAAGCAGCAGCGATTGATGGTGCGAGTCCCTTTAAGCGCTTCTGGACCATTGTTTTTCCGCTATTGTCTCCGACGACGTTTTTCTTGTTGGTAGTGAATCTTGTGTACGCCTTCTTTGAAACCTTCGGGGTGATCGATGCGACCACCAAAGGTGGTCCAGGGCAAAGTACAACCACTTTAGTTTACAAAGTATTTGATGACGGTTTTGTTGGTTTAGATCTGGGTGGATCAGCGGCGCAATCGGTTGTTCTTATGGCGATTGTCGGCTTGATGACGGTGATTCAGTTTCGTTTTATTGAGCGTAAGGTGCAGTACTCATGATCGAAAATCGACCTTGGTTAACCTTTGCAAGTCACGCGACCTTGTTGATTGGGATCGCTTTAGTAGCCTTGCCTGTTTGGATGGCGTTGGTGGCATCGACACATCCTGCTTCGGCGTTTGGCGTTGGGCATATTCCTTTGTGGTTTGGCGGTGCGGGCGCACAAACATGGGGAACGGTATTGTTTGAAAAAGCGGGCAACGGCGTGGATACGCCTGTCTGGTTTATGATGCTGAACTCTTTGATTATGGCGCTGGGCATTACCTTCGGCAAAATCGCCATCTCTTTGTTGTCTGCTTATGCGATTGTGTTTTTCCGTTTCCCGTTTCGTAACCTGTGCTTTTGGATCATCTTCATGACCTTAATGCTGCCTGTGGAGGTGCGGATTGTGCCGA from Marinomonas rhizomae harbors:
- a CDS encoding potassium/proton antiporter — its product is MNSYIFLAGILFLVSILASSFTVRVGLPLLLVFLGMGMLAGEEGIGRLDFDNPSLAFFVGNLALAVILLDGGMQTKTSTFRVALWPSLSLATLGVVITTASVGAFAAWLLEVKLIYGLLLGAIVGSTDAAAVFSLLRNSGVKLNERVGGTLEIESGANDPMAILLVVMLTGLLQSAEALSIWTFLGQMIQQFAVGGVLGLLGGKLLLMILRRVPLIEGLYALLIISFGLAVFSGVNMIGGSGFLAVYLVGLTVGNGRIKQQDAISQVMDGLAWLAQAGMFLLLGLLVTPSSLLTHGWQAVAIATFLIFVARPLAVMVCLLPFDFRLRERIYISWVGLRGAVPIVLALYPVIAGLSNSELLFEITFTVVLISLLLQGSTVPQVARWLKIVVPPAPAPTTRFSLINDSDSDHSLELYEFLVQAEGVRIPAAIVQNVPSATVSTPQLVSLVRDQKPIVVNADTELKSGDKIWMLLHPGDVNDVAQIFSHKASSSFLLQNFFGEFAIRGDASLIDLAKVYGVPMDGIDEADTAAELLQRQLGKNLVVGDRVRFGNIRLTIRQMNGNQIEMIGLKLQDKQA
- a CDS encoding potassium channel protein; translation: MNSLSLLLKKKNSRRQFRKKVHLHETGDLKKRLVLLAGVIGLHSLAMVFFEDLNWWQAFWLTMTSASTTGYGDISAATFWGQFSTIVLIYGMGITLLAQIASDYVEIRLIRKEMRIKGRMRWDDMQNHILIINTPKHDAERYLGLLINQISQTPELVDIPIQILTKAFPEGLPLDLRSQGVVHHTGDALEDGMLESAGTSKAKYIVVLCQDVQDSYSDSLTFDALHRVQAINTSAFIMAEAINDSNRPRFKAAGANAVIRPVRAYPEMLVRSLIAPGTEQVLEDLFRHQGDHTIRLDVEVTGVAWAKVVTTLIQKDVGTALGYVNKNGDIITHPQTYSVIDAQGLIILINDDQEIPSLAEISQFFND
- the trmL gene encoding tRNA (uridine(34)/cytosine(34)/5-carboxymethylaminomethyluridine(34)-2'-O)-methyltransferase TrmL — its product is MLHIVLYQPEIPPNTGNVIRLCANTGYHLHLIEPLGFELEDKKLRRAGLDYHEFTRLKRYPDFQAFVDQNEIGTIYALTTKGSHTHSEASFAENDVLVFGPETRGLPAEFIEALPPAQRLRLPMQANSRSLNLSNTVAVMVYESWRQLGYAMPADSE
- a CDS encoding ATP-binding protein translates to MMKVMSIIALTALGYFILGVVGLAVAISPGYSTIIWPASGLAVAASIFFPKYAPFGIFLGSLLLNMGATWVNNHVFALSLPFLIALGSTLQSFVGGYLVRRFVGVPFQFHRTGLVVRFVFLAGVLSTLISASVGSTSLLSFGIISNEDFVTNWLVWWGGDMIGVLVMVPWLAVCFPQYFGNKFEHPLRLVGGFLFVLVLTIVLSWGSSYSEWNKQSKEFRSNAELLDVLLNNRIKNSVDMLHSFVGLVKGSDEVDAKEFELFANSVMQRDDSILIVSLNFAMAGENLASFERDIQKDYPDRVFRVREKNDANQFVFATPRSQHIVVTYISPLEGNEQALGYDVYSQADRRFALDQAITLRKAYPTTPLKLVQGSHAILLFMPFFDRETDVFLGVATAVIELDVLTNTIVERGLLPNTDLYLVDLDDGSSTPTLVTKNLTASLSAQDVVDRYSAGDFSHAVRFDIDVGGKKWQLYQVTDNYFFKQPWIVKFVLACGFLFSGLAGWFLLIVSSHTAEIENRVRLRTRDLQLANEHLKASELEQSKAKEEAQEANRAKSEFLANMSHEIRTPLNGVIGCLSLLMNTKLQSEQANLAKISQQSAESLLDIINDILDLSKIEMGTLTLDKQEFELRALIEEITSIFVLKAEEKGIVLNSPTTPIPNMMLFGDRLRIKQVLVNLMANAVKFTQEGEVALRLSVEPLVDDSVVLHINIEDSGIGISETNQKHLFQRFKQADGSTTRKFGGTGLGLAISKEIIQAMDGEIGLNSVEGQGSDFWFRIPLDVVSMAEQTPLITGGEEQAVRVTLIYANKTGRDYVAALLDSFGVIHNAYDSIATALADSEWIGRCVLLDSDVISAVSDVSELNAFCQKNAIKRVLLQGRSDMDFDKEVYVAALAKPVFQQPLLDVLENLKPLVEGEPEMASEVEKTPDGRPVFKAKVLLAEDNLTNQIVARGLLNLYGVDVVVAKNGQEAVEQAQSTQFDMIFMDCQMPVMDGYEATRTIRQFTDGQTPSDVAIVALSANAMKGDEDECFAAGMNDHIAKPISQEKLVAILTKWLP
- a CDS encoding Hpt domain-containing protein, coding for MFEPKVFDNTDYESRLAYNHELMALVAGEFIKEATTLLKTLQAHVNGGDWHDFALVAHRLRGAALEVSGYRFCQLISEMEALVIKHESDLLAAYHVALTEEFDALVLALNQEIFR
- the ugpB gene encoding sn-glycerol-3-phosphate ABC transporter substrate-binding protein UgpB; its protein translation is MHNLKLASVVVGLSIASSGFAATQVEWWHAMGGANGEKVNEIAKAFNDSQDAYEVKPVYKGNYTETMTSAIAAFRAKQQPAIVQVFEVGTASMMAAKGAIYPVYKLMRESGQSFDESAYLSAVTGYYTNSDGQMLSMPFNSSTPVLYYNKDLFKKAGISQAPKTWQDVESVSKKLQASGVSCGFTTAWQSWVQLENLSSRHNVPFATLENGFGGLKTELKFNGPLQVAHISKMGEWQKNGIFSYSGRTNDGAAKFYSQECAMFTESSAGYAGIKRNAKFDFGVAELPYWEGKVKQPSNTIIGGASLWVLQGHSKEEYKGVASFLSYLSSASVQADWHQFSGYLPITKAAYDLTKGQGFYAANPGTETGVIQMTTGTPTENTKGLRLGNFVQIRGIIDEALESVWSGDVDAQTALNTAVERGNAQLRKFEKAND
- the ugpA gene encoding sn-glycerol-3-phosphate ABC transporter permease UgpA, whose amino-acid sequence is MTVTFPQKGLPWLLLLPQLLVTAIFFLWPAEQALEQAFYQEDAFGLSREFIGLENFADLFTDPLYYQSMLTTLVFSFSVAIVGMSLALLLAVMADRIIRGKLAYQTLLIWPYAVAPALAGVLWWILFDPSMGPIALWLKSAGIDWNHYLDGNQAMILVVIASTWKQISYNFLFFLAGLQAVPRSLIEAAAIDGASPFKRFWTIVFPLLSPTTFFLLVVNLVYAFFETFGVIDATTKGGPGQSTTTLVYKVFDDGFVGLDLGGSAAQSVVLMAIVGLMTVIQFRFIERKVQYS